In Deinobacterium chartae, one genomic interval encodes:
- a CDS encoding dienelactone hydrolase family protein, which yields MSDKRQDLFRYVAEEFAEDYREGEIDRREFLRRSILLSGGVAGARTLLASLGVLGVSAAELARAQVAAPRGEAVKNSYQVAPDDPAVTAQNLEYTARGFRHFAYLARPSTMESAPGVLVIHENRGLQPHVRDVARRLAKAGYIALAPDLVSKAGGTPRYTDTAQISAYLAQAGGDEHVTNLLEALRVLRSTPGVRADRIGVVGFCFGGGLTWRLATEVPDLRAAAPFYGPAPDLERVRNIGARVLGIYGGNDARINAGIPALEAALKAASRRYEIRVYEGAGHAFHNDTGANYRREAAEDAWKRVLELFAAELKS from the coding sequence ATGTCGGACAAGCGTCAGGACCTGTTCCGTTACGTCGCCGAGGAGTTCGCCGAGGACTACCGCGAGGGCGAGATCGACCGCCGCGAGTTCCTGCGGCGCTCGATTCTGCTGAGCGGCGGCGTCGCCGGGGCCCGCACCCTGCTCGCCTCGCTGGGCGTGCTGGGCGTGAGTGCCGCCGAGCTCGCCCGGGCCCAGGTTGCCGCTCCCCGCGGCGAAGCGGTCAAAAACAGCTACCAGGTCGCTCCGGACGATCCGGCGGTCACGGCACAGAACCTCGAGTACACGGCGCGCGGCTTCAGGCACTTTGCTTACCTTGCCCGTCCCTCCACCATGGAAAGTGCCCCCGGCGTGCTGGTGATCCACGAGAACCGCGGCCTGCAGCCGCACGTTCGGGACGTGGCCCGCCGCCTCGCCAAGGCCGGTTACATCGCGCTGGCCCCGGACCTGGTGTCCAAGGCGGGCGGCACGCCGCGCTACACCGACACCGCCCAGATCTCGGCGTACCTGGCGCAAGCAGGCGGCGACGAGCACGTCACCAACCTGCTCGAGGCCCTCCGTGTGCTGCGCTCCACCCCCGGCGTGCGGGCCGACCGCATCGGTGTGGTGGGCTTCTGCTTCGGCGGCGGCCTCACCTGGCGCCTCGCCACCGAAGTGCCTGACCTGCGCGCGGCAGCGCCCTTCTACGGTCCTGCTCCGGACCTCGAGCGGGTGCGGAACATCGGGGCGCGGGTGCTGGGTATTTACGGCGGCAACGACGCGCGCATCAACGCCGGAATTCCTGCCCTCGAGGCGGCCCTCAAGGCGGCAAGCAGGCGCTACGAGATCCGGGTGTACGAGGGCGCAGGCCACGCCTTTCACAACGACACCGGGGCAAACTACCGGCGTGAGGCGGCCGAGGACGCCTGGAAGCGGGTACTGGAGTTGTTCGCCGCCGAACTGAAATCCTGA
- a CDS encoding acyl-CoA dehydrogenase family protein: MLDYLNVTELLSPEERLVGESVRAFADAELIPQVGEWWDAGEPPEDLMRRLGAQGLLGAQLPEPYGLGLSGAAYGLSMYELERADSGLRSAASVQGALVMYPIYAYGSDEQRARYLPGLARGELTGCFGLTESEGGSDPAAMRTWARRDGSDWILNGSKTWITNAPRADIALVWAREQDGPVRGFLVPRKTPGLETPRIGRKMSLRASVTGELVLNDVRVPAENVLPGVVGLKGPLSCLTQARYGIAWGALGALEAVYAAALAYARERTTFGRPIASRQLVQHKLVAMLSAHSRGLLLAWRLAGLKDAGRLGYAQVSLGKRENVRAALEAARSAREILGGNGITTEYPVIRHMLNLETVDTYEGTHDIHTLILGRDITGENALE, encoded by the coding sequence GTGCTCGATTATCTGAACGTCACCGAACTGCTGTCGCCCGAGGAACGCCTGGTCGGGGAGAGCGTGCGCGCCTTTGCGGACGCCGAGCTGATCCCGCAGGTGGGGGAGTGGTGGGATGCGGGCGAGCCGCCCGAGGACCTGATGCGCCGCCTGGGCGCGCAGGGACTGCTGGGCGCGCAGTTGCCCGAACCGTACGGGCTGGGGCTGAGCGGGGCCGCTTACGGCCTCTCGATGTACGAGCTCGAGCGGGCCGACTCGGGCCTGCGCTCGGCGGCGTCGGTGCAAGGAGCACTGGTGATGTACCCCATCTACGCCTACGGCAGCGACGAGCAGCGCGCCCGGTACCTGCCGGGCCTCGCCCGGGGCGAGCTGACCGGCTGTTTCGGGCTCACCGAGTCCGAGGGCGGCTCGGACCCGGCCGCGATGCGCACCTGGGCGCGGCGTGACGGCAGCGACTGGATCCTGAACGGCTCGAAAACGTGGATCACCAACGCACCACGCGCCGACATCGCGCTGGTGTGGGCGCGCGAACAAGACGGGCCGGTGCGCGGCTTTCTGGTTCCCCGCAAGACTCCCGGACTGGAAACGCCCAGGATCGGACGCAAGATGAGCCTGCGCGCCTCGGTGACCGGCGAGCTCGTCTTGAACGACGTGCGGGTCCCGGCCGAGAACGTGCTGCCCGGGGTGGTGGGCCTCAAAGGGCCGCTGTCGTGCCTGACCCAGGCGCGCTACGGCATCGCCTGGGGCGCGCTCGGTGCGCTCGAGGCGGTGTACGCGGCGGCCCTCGCGTACGCGCGCGAGCGCACGACCTTCGGGCGGCCCATCGCCTCGAGGCAGCTGGTGCAACACAAGCTGGTGGCGATGCTGTCGGCGCACAGCCGGGGCCTGCTGCTGGCCTGGCGGCTGGCGGGCCTCAAGGACGCCGGGCGGCTGGGGTACGCGCAGGTCAGCCTGGGCAAGCGGGAGAACGTGCGCGCGGCCCTCGAGGCGGCGCGCAGCGCGCGGGAGATCCTGGGCGGCAACGGGATCACCACCGAGTACCCGGTGATCCGCCACATGCTCAACCTCGAGACCGTGGATACCTACGAGGGAACGCACGACATTCACACCCTGATCCTGGGGCGTGACATCACCGGCGAGAACGCGCTGGAGTAG
- the ung gene encoding uracil-DNA glycosylase — translation MNPFPPLPQSWQPALAAEFEQPYMNKLAEFLEAERATHTVFPPLEQTFSALEFTPLDQVEVMILGQDPYHGPGQAHGLAFSVRPGVRVPPSLVNIFRELNADLGVPVPNHGYLEAWARRGVLLLNTVLTVRAAQANSHKGKGWERFTDAVIRAVNERPERVVFVLWGAHAQKKASLIDTSRHAIVQSVHPSPLSASNGFFGSRPFSQVNALLREAGRPEIDWSLPQLDG, via the coding sequence ATGAACCCGTTTCCCCCGCTTCCCCAATCCTGGCAACCGGCGCTGGCCGCCGAGTTCGAACAGCCCTACATGAACAAGCTGGCGGAGTTCCTCGAGGCCGAGCGGGCCACGCACACGGTCTTCCCGCCGCTCGAGCAGACCTTTTCGGCCCTGGAGTTCACCCCGCTGGATCAGGTCGAGGTGATGATCCTGGGCCAAGACCCCTACCACGGCCCGGGGCAGGCGCACGGCCTGGCCTTCTCGGTACGGCCCGGGGTGCGCGTGCCGCCCTCGCTGGTCAACATCTTCCGCGAACTGAACGCTGACCTGGGCGTTCCGGTGCCCAACCACGGCTACCTCGAGGCCTGGGCGCGGCGCGGCGTGCTGCTGCTGAACACGGTGCTGACCGTGCGCGCCGCCCAGGCGAACTCGCACAAGGGCAAGGGCTGGGAGCGCTTTACCGACGCGGTGATCCGCGCGGTCAACGAGCGGCCCGAGCGGGTGGTGTTCGTGCTGTGGGGCGCGCACGCGCAGAAGAAGGCCAGCCTGATCGACACCTCGAGGCACGCGATCGTGCAGTCGGTGCATCCTTCGCCGCTGTCGGCCTCGAACGGCTTTTTCGGGTCCAGGCCCTTCTCGCAGGTGAACGCCCTGCTGCGCGAGGCCGGTCGGCCGGAGATCGACTGGTCGCTGCCGCAGCTCGACGGCTAG
- a CDS encoding heme-dependent oxidative N-demethylase subunit alpha family protein codes for MPAPTTDILAAAPPRYTPFASGRYEVGPGLFQLGRQPAYGHLEDRVFVLASDYPGLLEAKLRARAQLERHYLTANLHPALRAAALTFVAARAAAEYPQVFAWDGQSLENRLLGWRGRLDPSGGALLELTRFAAPLAHLVQGLEPHDATDFLACNLPEDLVLLSRDAATGRDWLSMLHVLLPQRWDPREKIGRPFGPVHRPVAGAAPMIRAADRLMSAAVEKGPFVRFAWGLSPDPAPGQHPDDPAPDPTPAAQDPARHVWLRVERQILWGFPEHGGALFTIRPLLEPLGEVARDPQRRRLLAAALRSMSPEARAYKSVEPYLEATLLYLEG; via the coding sequence ATGCCTGCCCCCACAACCGACATCCTGGCCGCCGCTCCCCCGCGCTACACGCCGTTTGCCAGTGGGCGCTACGAAGTGGGACCTGGCCTCTTTCAGCTGGGTCGCCAGCCCGCCTACGGCCACCTCGAGGACCGGGTGTTCGTGCTCGCCAGCGACTACCCCGGTCTGCTGGAGGCCAAGCTTCGGGCCCGCGCGCAGCTCGAGCGCCACTACCTGACGGCGAACCTGCACCCGGCGCTGCGCGCGGCGGCCCTCACCTTCGTCGCCGCCCGCGCCGCCGCCGAGTACCCGCAGGTGTTCGCCTGGGACGGCCAGAGCCTGGAGAACCGGCTGCTGGGCTGGCGCGGACGGCTGGACCCAAGCGGCGGAGCGCTGCTCGAACTCACCCGCTTCGCCGCGCCGCTCGCGCACCTCGTGCAGGGCCTCGAGCCGCACGACGCCACGGACTTTCTGGCCTGCAACCTGCCCGAGGACCTGGTGCTGCTCAGCCGCGACGCCGCAACGGGCCGCGACTGGCTCTCGATGCTGCACGTGCTGCTCCCGCAGCGCTGGGACCCGCGCGAGAAGATCGGGCGCCCCTTTGGCCCGGTTCACCGGCCGGTCGCCGGGGCCGCCCCCATGATCCGCGCCGCCGACCGCCTGATGAGCGCCGCCGTCGAAAAAGGCCCGTTCGTGCGTTTCGCCTGGGGCCTCTCGCCGGACCCCGCTCCGGGGCAGCACCCCGACGACCCCGCCCCCGATCCCACCCCGGCCGCGCAGGACCCGGCCCGTCACGTCTGGCTGCGGGTCGAACGGCAGATCCTGTGGGGCTTCCCCGAACACGGCGGAGCGCTGTTCACCATCCGCCCCCTGCTCGAGCCGCTCGGCGAGGTCGCCCGCGATCCCCAGCGCCGCCGCCTGCTGGCCGCCGCCCTGCGCTCCATGTCCCCCGAGGCGAGGGCGTACAAGAGCGTCGAGCCGTACCTCGAGGCGACGCTCTTGTACCTCGAGGGCTGA
- a CDS encoding MBL fold metallo-hydrolase: MSGKSDDRTSPASLHRRDALKLLGVAGVSAALGGSTLLSARAQAQTPPPAPLNAAGFYKFKVGDYTVTVLSDGQAVGGNALPNWGANPELQDQFQATLRENFLNPERFVNNFNPMLVDTGTERVLIDTGRGGDAGRLVASLAAAGYQPEQVTVVFLTHGHGDHIGGVTSAPGTLRYPNARLVMGEAEFNFWAGQAQPNAAVQNNLIALRDRFTLVGEGATIVPGVTTVPAYGHTPGQMAVLVSSGNDQVMHLADAGGHYLLSFQYPQQYLGFDADKPAAVATRARLFDRAASERLKVVGYHYPWPGVAYVRKVGNAYQYVPVFYEF; this comes from the coding sequence ATGTCCGGTAAATCCGATGACCGCACTTCCCCCGCGTCCCTGCACCGCCGCGACGCCCTCAAACTGCTCGGGGTGGCCGGCGTTTCGGCTGCGCTGGGCGGCTCGACGCTGCTGAGCGCCCGCGCCCAGGCCCAGACTCCGCCGCCCGCCCCGCTCAACGCGGCGGGCTTTTACAAGTTCAAGGTCGGTGACTACACGGTCACGGTTCTCAGCGACGGGCAGGCGGTGGGCGGCAACGCCCTGCCCAACTGGGGTGCCAACCCCGAACTGCAAGACCAGTTTCAGGCGACGCTGCGCGAAAATTTCTTAAACCCCGAGCGCTTTGTCAACAATTTCAATCCCATGCTGGTGGACACCGGAACCGAGCGGGTGCTGATCGATACCGGGCGCGGCGGCGACGCGGGCCGCCTGGTCGCCAGCCTCGCTGCTGCCGGCTACCAGCCCGAGCAGGTAACCGTGGTGTTTTTGACCCACGGTCACGGCGATCACATCGGCGGGGTGACCAGCGCGCCCGGAACGCTGCGTTATCCCAATGCCCGCCTGGTGATGGGCGAGGCCGAATTCAACTTCTGGGCCGGTCAGGCGCAGCCCAACGCGGCGGTCCAGAACAACCTGATTGCCCTGCGTGACCGCTTTACCCTGGTGGGCGAGGGAGCCACCATCGTGCCGGGCGTGACCACCGTGCCCGCCTACGGGCATACGCCCGGGCAGATGGCGGTGCTGGTCTCCAGCGGCAACGACCAGGTGATGCACCTGGCCGATGCGGGCGGCCACTACCTGCTCTCGTTCCAGTACCCGCAGCAGTACCTGGGCTTCGATGCGGACAAGCCCGCCGCCGTTGCCACGCGCGCCCGCCTGTTCGACCGGGCGGCCAGCGAGCGCCTGAAGGTGGTGGGTTACCACTACCCCTGGCCGGGCGTGGCTTACGTCCGCAAGGTCGGGAACGCCTACCAGTACGTCCCGGTTTTTTACGAGTTCTGA
- a CDS encoding dynamin family protein: MQELRCLREALRDSLRMPTVLVELQEQDVTALAEDGRRLLIGNAFGDAALAALAGGKQRDRLEKVGVLDRLKLLACTQTFLTADDAVLGIESGEPYFIFFILLVRHTATRSIMPSDRGHRTSSSGLPSHAHDVTMDRPIWQDEGKIRRSYVTSLHQLRERQDTALRLIEAMKNFQYKVQDEDNFINRQILELRGAVERSKKPERYRIAVVGSFKVGKSSFINKLFDLDNLAPVNTNPETATVTSFRYADQPRAVIRFMPKRSWQDMADIAQQDPGNLEARRYEGWHRHLANLENAAEREGYERQLQALVRDEGYALVINCPNWMDQGIRKAFRSELKKYISSRNPLHYLVERVEVYAPIQMLHEGVEFIDTPGLNDTDLYRVRATEREVEQVDAILFLTTSGASYSQSDKEFLLSQIRKRRLRHLRILITKFDVTYDSACRQAEEEDEDTPDLPAHLRLEEARVRGAIRDTLHEVLAAAGDRLSLEDRAYFTSLLEEIRVHFISSKLYGDGRRDLSGIPTVRVDLTEMFENGEVMRAAVDDLRATIARVVEQTRSYIAAYRSKKNLSEQQKKEEQAYLKTQSTASKLLRDFERRLEFEIEESREFDSFDREQIKTRVKAIGVRSQEIIDDYQRRDCIKHWRTKRSRDWVYLTDFATRVANRVFPEFEALIRFYQRKLLERLKRGATQVQRLRQELDRFTSSDELVNSQMRELTAEIVERMQFDESELDVFFDTERHLIVETLEDFLDAETLELIDQARTRVALIWGTGTNARQNEAIEEFYDEFSDIVRPRFERYLFDTFERYTRIVADRVVNIYKGINRDVEQRLEDQREIINDIMRRHSKQQIDLVLPALDELERVLPTPELAA, from the coding sequence ATGCAGGAACTGCGCTGCCTTCGAGAAGCCTTGCGTGACAGCCTCCGCATGCCGACGGTACTCGTCGAGCTGCAGGAGCAGGATGTCACGGCGCTTGCAGAAGATGGCAGGCGCCTCCTGATCGGGAATGCCTTCGGCGATGCGGCGCTTGCGGCGCTCGCGGGTGGCAAGCAGCGTGACCGCCTGGAGAAAGTCGGTGTTCTCGACCGTCTCAAGTTGCTTGCGTGCACGCAGACGTTCCTCACGGCCGATGATGCCGTCCTTGGCATTGAGAGCGGCGAGCCCTATTTCATATTTTTCATTTTATTAGTACGGCACACGGCAACTCGCTCGATCATGCCGTCAGACCGAGGTCACCGAACCTCGTCGTCAGGCTTGCCATCGCATGCTCATGACGTGACAATGGACCGTCCGATCTGGCAAGATGAAGGAAAGATAAGGAGGTCGTACGTGACGTCACTGCACCAACTCAGGGAGCGCCAAGATACCGCCCTACGCCTCATTGAAGCGATGAAGAACTTCCAGTACAAAGTCCAAGACGAGGATAACTTCATCAATCGGCAGATCCTGGAACTCCGTGGAGCGGTGGAGCGCTCGAAGAAGCCGGAACGTTACCGCATCGCCGTCGTAGGCTCCTTCAAGGTTGGCAAGTCGTCATTCATCAACAAACTGTTCGACCTCGACAACCTCGCACCCGTCAACACCAATCCCGAAACGGCCACCGTGACGTCCTTCCGGTACGCCGACCAGCCTCGCGCCGTCATCCGGTTCATGCCGAAGCGCTCCTGGCAGGACATGGCGGACATCGCTCAGCAGGACCCGGGAAATCTGGAGGCCCGACGCTACGAGGGCTGGCATCGCCATCTCGCTAACCTGGAAAATGCGGCCGAGCGCGAAGGGTACGAGCGTCAACTCCAAGCCCTGGTACGCGATGAAGGGTACGCCCTGGTGATCAACTGCCCAAACTGGATGGACCAGGGAATTCGCAAGGCGTTCCGCAGTGAATTGAAAAAGTACATCTCCAGCCGAAATCCCCTGCACTACCTCGTCGAACGCGTAGAAGTGTACGCGCCCATTCAGATGCTGCACGAGGGCGTGGAATTCATCGACACTCCCGGACTCAACGACACGGACCTGTACCGTGTCCGGGCGACCGAACGTGAAGTGGAGCAGGTGGACGCAATCCTGTTCCTCACGACGTCGGGTGCGTCGTACAGCCAGTCGGACAAGGAGTTCCTGCTGAGTCAGATCCGCAAGCGGCGCCTACGGCATCTGCGGATCCTCATTACGAAGTTCGACGTCACATATGACAGTGCCTGCCGGCAGGCAGAAGAGGAAGACGAGGACACCCCGGACCTGCCGGCCCACCTGCGATTGGAGGAGGCTCGCGTTCGCGGTGCGATCAGGGACACGCTGCACGAGGTGCTTGCCGCCGCTGGGGACCGTCTCTCGTTGGAGGACAGGGCGTACTTCACGAGCCTGCTAGAGGAAATTCGAGTTCACTTCATCTCTTCGAAACTCTACGGAGATGGCCGGCGTGACTTGTCCGGCATTCCAACCGTACGTGTCGACTTGACGGAGATGTTCGAGAACGGCGAGGTCATGCGAGCGGCCGTGGACGACCTTCGCGCCACGATCGCGCGCGTCGTAGAGCAGACACGCTCGTACATCGCCGCGTACCGCTCCAAAAAAAACCTTTCCGAACAGCAAAAGAAAGAAGAGCAGGCCTATCTTAAGACGCAGTCCACGGCGAGCAAGCTCCTGCGAGACTTCGAGCGGCGATTGGAATTCGAGATCGAAGAGTCCCGCGAATTCGACAGCTTTGACCGAGAACAGATCAAAACCCGCGTCAAGGCCATCGGCGTGCGCTCCCAGGAGATCATCGACGACTACCAGCGGCGCGACTGCATCAAACACTGGCGGACGAAGCGCAGCCGAGACTGGGTGTACCTCACCGACTTCGCCACCCGCGTCGCCAACCGAGTCTTCCCGGAGTTCGAAGCTCTCATCCGCTTCTACCAGCGCAAGCTCCTGGAGCGGCTCAAGCGGGGCGCCACGCAAGTCCAACGCCTGCGGCAGGAACTCGACCGGTTCACCTCTAGCGACGAGCTCGTCAACAGCCAGATGCGGGAGTTGACCGCCGAGATCGTCGAGCGCATGCAGTTCGACGAGAGTGAACTCGACGTGTTCTTCGACACCGAACGTCACCTCATCGTGGAAACCCTGGAGGACTTCCTGGACGCTGAGACGCTCGAATTGATCGATCAGGCCCGGACGCGGGTGGCGCTGATCTGGGGTACCGGCACGAACGCACGTCAGAACGAGGCCATTGAGGAGTTCTACGACGAGTTCAGTGACATCGTTCGTCCGCGCTTCGAACGGTACCTCTTCGACACGTTCGAGCGATACACGCGCATCGTGGCGGACCGAGTGGTCAACATCTACAAGGGCATCAACCGGGATGTGGAGCAGCGCCTAGAGGACCAACGCGAGATCATCAACGACATCATGCGACGGCACTCGAAGCAACAAATCGACCTCGTCCTACCCGCTCTCGACGAGCTCGAACGCGTACTCCCCACACCCGAACTGGCAGCGTGA
- the dcm gene encoding DNA cytosine methyltransferase yields MKVAGIDLFCGAGGLTHGLALEGVPVRAGIDIDPACHFPYEANNPGQFIRSDVSQLSADVLDGMYGDADVRILAGCAPCQPFSPYAQRYDTVGTERWGLLYHFARLVTAVKPDVITMENVPTVSRHAVFLDFVQALKDAKYQVWFDVVDCSSYGLPQRRRRLVLLASRHGNIGLIDPTHEQAMTVRDAIGHMEPLDAGKASARDPLHVAATLSERNLQRIRASRPGGSWKDWPESLVADCHRADTGKTYPSVYGRMRWDEPAPTLTTQYYAFGSGRFGHPERDRAISLREGAILQGFPQAYAFVPEGAPVHFKTLGRMIGNAVPVVIGQVIGRSIKQHLGLNFPESAATKEANASEHEAVIA; encoded by the coding sequence GTGAAAGTCGCTGGCATCGACCTGTTCTGCGGGGCAGGAGGACTCACCCACGGACTCGCCCTCGAAGGCGTACCGGTCCGTGCTGGGATCGACATCGATCCAGCTTGCCACTTTCCTTACGAGGCAAACAACCCTGGTCAATTCATCCGATCCGACGTGTCGCAACTCTCCGCCGATGTGCTGGACGGCATGTACGGTGACGCAGACGTACGAATCCTCGCCGGCTGTGCTCCTTGCCAGCCTTTCTCCCCGTACGCGCAACGGTACGATACCGTCGGTACTGAGCGGTGGGGGCTGCTGTATCACTTCGCCCGGCTCGTCACTGCCGTCAAACCCGACGTGATCACGATGGAGAACGTACCCACCGTCTCGCGTCACGCGGTGTTCCTGGACTTCGTGCAAGCACTGAAGGACGCGAAGTACCAAGTGTGGTTCGACGTCGTCGACTGCAGTTCCTACGGCCTCCCTCAACGCCGTCGCCGTTTGGTGCTGCTCGCCTCCCGCCACGGGAACATCGGCTTGATCGACCCGACGCACGAGCAGGCCATGACCGTACGTGATGCCATCGGACACATGGAGCCGCTCGACGCCGGAAAGGCCTCCGCACGCGACCCGCTGCACGTGGCTGCGACCCTCTCAGAGCGCAACCTGCAGCGCATCCGAGCCTCCAGGCCAGGCGGCTCCTGGAAGGACTGGCCCGAGTCCCTCGTGGCGGACTGCCACCGCGCCGACACGGGCAAGACGTACCCCAGCGTATACGGCCGCATGCGCTGGGACGAACCCGCGCCAACGCTGACGACGCAGTACTACGCCTTCGGCAGCGGACGCTTCGGGCACCCTGAACGAGACCGCGCCATCTCACTGCGCGAAGGCGCAATCCTGCAAGGCTTTCCGCAAGCGTATGCCTTCGTTCCAGAGGGCGCCCCCGTTCACTTCAAGACGCTCGGGCGTATGATCGGCAATGCGGTTCCTGTCGTCATCGGGCAGGTCATCGGCCGCAGCATCAAGCAGCACCTGGGATTGAACTTCCCTGAGAGTGCAGCGACGAAGGAGGCGAACGCATCCGAGCATGAAGCCGTCATCGCCTGA
- a CDS encoding very short patch repair endonuclease: MKPSSPEASRRLSKVRQKGTSAEVELRRALHRLGLRYRLHVPLIVRPRRVADIVFPTARVAVFVDGCFWHGCPLHATWPKNNAEFWRFKIEANRARDADTDARLLALGWHVIRVWEHEAVAEAAARIKHEVSQRLGTARPGPNEHHHHL; encoded by the coding sequence ATGAAGCCGTCATCGCCTGAAGCCAGTCGACGCCTGTCCAAGGTCCGCCAGAAAGGCACCTCAGCCGAGGTGGAGTTACGCCGGGCACTTCATCGGCTCGGCCTGCGCTACCGGTTGCACGTTCCGCTCATCGTCCGGCCGCGGCGTGTCGCCGACATCGTCTTCCCGACGGCACGCGTGGCGGTCTTCGTCGATGGGTGTTTCTGGCATGGCTGCCCCTTGCACGCCACGTGGCCCAAGAACAACGCCGAGTTCTGGCGCTTCAAGATCGAAGCCAATCGCGCACGTGATGCCGACACGGACGCCCGACTCCTCGCCCTCGGTTGGCACGTCATCCGCGTGTGGGAGCACGAAGCGGTGGCCGAAGCGGCCGCACGCATCAAGCACGAGGTCTCCCAGCGTCTCGGCACAGCCCGTCCCGGTCCAAACGAGCATCACCACCATCTCTGA